One genomic window of Gossypium hirsutum isolate 1008001.06 chromosome D11, Gossypium_hirsutum_v2.1, whole genome shotgun sequence includes the following:
- the LOC107911971 gene encoding O-glucosyltransferase rumi homolog, whose product MAEHVKHFLGDQTIHGCFPKVGVGRLKGFVSTTAIFIFFFFLLAIAALLNWMDIPIIQGIPLGQARSSEIHHESVEFPFNCSNLVNYPSVFEPKESSTNGTCPDYFRWIHQDLKQWKSTGITEDMIERGKPSADFRLVIVNGTAYVERYRMSYQTRDVFTIWGILQLLRLYPGKVRDLDLLFFCGDDTVIKKRNYKGRYAALAPPVFHYCGEKAALDIVFPDWTFWGWGEVNIKPWEETLRAIKKGNERIKWEKREPYAYWKGNPLVSRDRRLSFMKCNLSAKHDWNVRLYKQDWGQEIQGGFKHSKLEDQCTHRYKIYIEGVTWSVSEKYILACDSMTLMIQPKYYDFFSRSMVPMQHFWPIRRKNRCKHLKFAVEWGNNHPHMAEAIGKAGSKFIEEALTMRNVYDYMFHLLNEYSKLFKFKPTIPPNAQKLCSETTEQGLWKEFMVQSMVKSPSDKPPCALPPPFEPQAIQASLDAKENKTRQTKTWETEYWKKLKHKKH is encoded by the exons ATGGCGGAGCATGTTAAACATTTTCTTGGTGATCAAACAATTCATGGTTGCTTCCCAAAGGTTGGTGTTGGACGCCTCAAGGGATTCGTCTCTACAACTGCTATCTTcatattcttcttcttcctccttgcTATTGCAGCTCTGCTTAATTGGATGGATATT CCTATCATACAGGGTATTCCACTTGGGCAGGCACGAAGTTCTGAAATTCATCATGAGAGCGTTGAATTTCCTTTCAACTGctctaatttagttaattatccGTCGGTGTTTGAGCCCAAAGAATCATCGACTAATGGAACTTGCCCAGACTACTTCCGGTGGATCCACCAAGATTTAAAGCAATGGAAGAGTACGGGGATTACAGAAGACATGATTGAAAGGGGAAAACCCAGTGCGGATTTCAGGCTCGTCATTGTCAACGGAACGGCTTATGTGGAGAGGTACAGAATGTCATATCAAACCAGAGATGTATTTACAATATGGGGCATTTTGCAGCTTCTAAGGTTGTACCCTGGAAAAGTACGCGACTTGGACCTTTTGTTCTTTTGTGGAGACGATACTGTGATCAAGAAAAGAAACTACAAAGGACGCTATGCTGCATTAGCACCGCCGGTGTTTCATTACTGTGGAGAGAAGGCAGCACTGGACATTGTGTTCCCTGACTGGACCTTCTGGGGATG GGGAGAGGTTAATATAAAGCCATGGGAGGAGACGTTGAGAGCAATAAAGAAAGGGAATGAGAGGATCAAGTGGGAAAAGAGGGAGCCTTATGCCTACTGGAAGGGTAATCCACTAGTTTCTAGAGATAGGAGGCTAAGTTTTATGAAATGCAACCTTTCAGCTAAACACGACTGGAATGTTCGGCTTTATAAGCAG GATTGGGGTCAAGAAATCCAAGGAGGTTTCAAGCATTCTAAATTGGAAGATCAATGCACCCATAG atataaaatttatatagaaGGAGTGACATGGTCTGTAAGTGAGAAGTACATACTGGCATGCGACAGCATGACCTTGATGATACAGCCTAAATACTATGATTTCTTCTCGAGAAGCATGGTGCCAATGCAGCATTTCTGGCCTATTCGTCGCAAAAACAGATGCAAACATCTTAAGTTTGCAGTTGAATGGGGCAATAATCACCCTCACATG GCAGAGGCCATAGGGAAAGCAGGAAGCAAATTTATCGAAGAGGCTTTGacaatgcgaaacgtgtatgattACATGTTCCATTTGTTGAACGAATACTCTAAACTCTTCAAGTTTAAACCAACAATACCTCCAAATGCCCAAAAGCTCTGCTCCGAAACCACGGAGCAAGGTTTATGGAAGGAATTCATGGTGCAGTCAATGGTGAAGTCTCCTAGTGATAAACCTCCATGTGCGTTGCCTCCCCCATTTGAACCTCAAGCCATTCAAGCTTCTCTGGACGCAAAAGAGAATAAAACTAGGCAAACGAAGACGTGGGAAACCGAGTATtggaaaaaactaaaacataAGAAGCACTAG
- the LOC107911972 gene encoding O-glucosyltransferase rumi homolog isoform X1 — protein MAEHVHADHAIHGCFSKVDVGRLKGFVSTTTIFVFFFFLLAIAALLNWMNFPIIGGTPPPPPLSSEIRHEKVEFPLNCSNLVNHTTVFEPKESSTNKTCPDYFRWIHQDLKQWKSSGITKDMIERGKPIADFRLVIVNGEAYVERYIRSFQTRDLFTIWGILQLLRLYPGKVPDLDLLFYCGDNTVIMKSDYKGRYAALAPPVFHYCGEEAALDIVFPDWSFWGWVEVNIKPWEEQLRAIKKERERIKWEKREPYAYWKGNPTSPDRGDLLNCNVSDKHDWNARLYVQDWAKEIQEGFKHSKLEDQCTHRYKIYIEGRTWSVSEKYILACDSMTLLVNPKYYDFFSRSMMPMQHFWPISNENKCRDLKFAVEWGNNHTHKAEAIGKAGSKFIEEALTMQNVYDYMFHLLNEYSKLLKFKPTIPPNARRLCSETTEQGLLKEFMVQSMVKSPSDKLPCALPPPFKPQAIQASLKAKDKIARQVETWETEYWKKLKA, from the exons ATGGCGGAGCATGTTCATGCTGACCATGCGATTCATGGTTGCTTCTCCAAGGTTGATGTTGGACGCCTCAAGGGATTCGTCTCTACAACTACCATcttcgtcttcttcttcttcctccttgcTATTGCTGCTCTGCTTAATTGGATGAATTTT CCTATCATAGGTGGcactccaccaccaccaccactaaGCTCTGAAATTCGTCATGAGAAGGTTGAATTTCCTCTCAACTGTTCTAATTTAGTTAACCATACGACGGTGTTTGAGCCCAAAGAATCATCCACTAATAAAACTTGCCCAGACTATTTCCGGTGGATCCACCAAGACTTAAAGCAATGGAAAAGTTCGGGAATTACAAAGGACATGATTGAAAGGGGAAAACCCATTGCGGATTTCAGACTCGTCATTGTCAATGGAGAGGCTTATGTGGAGAGGTACATCAGGTCATTTCAAACCAGGGATCTGTTTACAATATGGGGTATTTTGCAGCTTCTAAGGTTGTACCCTGGAAAAGTACCAGATTTAGACCTTCTCTTCTATTGTGGGGACAACACTGTAATCATGAAAAGTGACTACAAAGGACGCTATGCTGCATTAGCACCGCCAGTGTTTCATTACTGTGGAGAGGAGGCAGCACTGGATATTGTGTTCCCTGATTGGTCCTTTTGGGGATG GGTAGAGGTTAATATAAAGCCATGGGAGGAGCAATTGAGGGCAATAAAGAAAGAGAGGGAGAGGATCAAGTGGGAAAAGAGGGAACCTTATGCCTACTGGAAGGGTAACCCAACTTCTCCAGATAGGGGAGATCTTTTGAACTGCAACGTTTCAGATAAACACGACTGGAATGCTCGGCTTTATGTGCAG GATTGGGCTAAAGAAATCCAAGAAGGTTTCAAGCATTCCAAATTGGAAGATCAATGCACCCATAG atataaaatttatatagaaGGAAGGACGTGGTCCGTAAGTGAGAAATACATACTGGCATGCGATAGCATGACCTTGCTGGTAAACCCTAAATACTATGATTTCTTCTCGAGAAGCATGATGCCGATGCAGCATTTCTGGCCTATCAGCAATGAAAACAAATGCAGAGATCTTAAGTTTGCAGTTGAATGGGGCAATAATCACACTCACAAG GCAGAGGCCATAGGGAAAGCAGGAAGCAAATTTATTGAAGAGGCTTTGACAATGCAAAACGTGTATGATTACATGTTCCATTTGTTGAACGAATACTCTAAACTCTTGAAGTTTAAACCGACAATACCTCCAAATGCCCGAAGGCTCTGTTCCGAAACCACAGAGCAAGGCCTATTGAAGGAGTTCATGGTGCAGTCGATGGTGAAGTCTCCTAGTGATAAACTTCCATGTGCATTGCCTCCCCCATTTAAACCTCAAGCCATTCAAGCTTCTCTCAAGGCAAAAGACAAAATAGCTAGACAAGTGGAGACGTGGGAGACTGAATATTGGAAAAAACTAAAAGCATAA
- the LOC107911972 gene encoding O-glucosyltransferase rumi homolog isoform X2 produces MAEHVHADHAIHGCFSKVDVGRLKGFVSTTTIFVFFFFLLAIAALLNWMNFPIIGGTPPPPPLSSEIRHEKVEFPLNCSNLVNHTTVFEPKESSTNKTCPDYFRWIHQDLKQWKSSGITKDMIERGKPIADFRLVIVNGEAYVERYIRSFQTRDLFTIWGILQLLRLYPGKVPDLDLLFYCGDNTVIMKSDYKGRYAALAPPVFHYCGEEAALDIVFPDWSFWGWVEVNIKPWEEQLRAIKKERERIKWEKREPYAYWKGNPTSPDRGDLLNCNVSDKHDWNARLYVQDWAKEIQEGFKHSKLEDQCTHSMMPMQHFWPISNENKCRDLKFAVEWGNNHTHKAEAIGKAGSKFIEEALTMQNVYDYMFHLLNEYSKLLKFKPTIPPNARRLCSETTEQGLLKEFMVQSMVKSPSDKLPCALPPPFKPQAIQASLKAKDKIARQVETWETEYWKKLKA; encoded by the exons ATGGCGGAGCATGTTCATGCTGACCATGCGATTCATGGTTGCTTCTCCAAGGTTGATGTTGGACGCCTCAAGGGATTCGTCTCTACAACTACCATcttcgtcttcttcttcttcctccttgcTATTGCTGCTCTGCTTAATTGGATGAATTTT CCTATCATAGGTGGcactccaccaccaccaccactaaGCTCTGAAATTCGTCATGAGAAGGTTGAATTTCCTCTCAACTGTTCTAATTTAGTTAACCATACGACGGTGTTTGAGCCCAAAGAATCATCCACTAATAAAACTTGCCCAGACTATTTCCGGTGGATCCACCAAGACTTAAAGCAATGGAAAAGTTCGGGAATTACAAAGGACATGATTGAAAGGGGAAAACCCATTGCGGATTTCAGACTCGTCATTGTCAATGGAGAGGCTTATGTGGAGAGGTACATCAGGTCATTTCAAACCAGGGATCTGTTTACAATATGGGGTATTTTGCAGCTTCTAAGGTTGTACCCTGGAAAAGTACCAGATTTAGACCTTCTCTTCTATTGTGGGGACAACACTGTAATCATGAAAAGTGACTACAAAGGACGCTATGCTGCATTAGCACCGCCAGTGTTTCATTACTGTGGAGAGGAGGCAGCACTGGATATTGTGTTCCCTGATTGGTCCTTTTGGGGATG GGTAGAGGTTAATATAAAGCCATGGGAGGAGCAATTGAGGGCAATAAAGAAAGAGAGGGAGAGGATCAAGTGGGAAAAGAGGGAACCTTATGCCTACTGGAAGGGTAACCCAACTTCTCCAGATAGGGGAGATCTTTTGAACTGCAACGTTTCAGATAAACACGACTGGAATGCTCGGCTTTATGTGCAG GATTGGGCTAAAGAAATCCAAGAAGGTTTCAAGCATTCCAAATTGGAAGATCAATGCACCCATAG CATGATGCCGATGCAGCATTTCTGGCCTATCAGCAATGAAAACAAATGCAGAGATCTTAAGTTTGCAGTTGAATGGGGCAATAATCACACTCACAAG GCAGAGGCCATAGGGAAAGCAGGAAGCAAATTTATTGAAGAGGCTTTGACAATGCAAAACGTGTATGATTACATGTTCCATTTGTTGAACGAATACTCTAAACTCTTGAAGTTTAAACCGACAATACCTCCAAATGCCCGAAGGCTCTGTTCCGAAACCACAGAGCAAGGCCTATTGAAGGAGTTCATGGTGCAGTCGATGGTGAAGTCTCCTAGTGATAAACTTCCATGTGCATTGCCTCCCCCATTTAAACCTCAAGCCATTCAAGCTTCTCTCAAGGCAAAAGACAAAATAGCTAGACAAGTGGAGACGTGGGAGACTGAATATTGGAAAAAACTAAAAGCATAA